The region TGCTCACCCCGGAAGGCGAGACGGTACGCGGCTCGGCCCCCGCCGAGCGCTGGCTGGTGGACGGCGGCCCGGCCAGGGTCGGGGTGATCGGCTCGGTCACCCGCCCGTTCTGCCGGGCCTGCGACCGCACCCGGCTGACCGCCGACGGTCAGGTGCGCGACTGCCTGTTCGCCCGCGGGGAGTCCGACCTGCGCGCCCCGCTGCGCTCCGGCGCGTCCGACGCGGAGATCGCCGAGCTGTGGAAGGCGGCGATGTGGGGCAAGAAGGCCGGCTCGGGCCTGGACGACCCGGCGTTCCTCCAGCCGGACCGGCCGATGTCAGCCATCGGCGGCTGACCGCTGCTCCCACTCGGCGAGCGCCACCACGTCCTTGAGGAAGCCGCGCATGCCGAGGAACTGCGCCAGGTGCTCACGGTGCTCGTCGCAGGCCAGCCAGGTCTTGCGCCGCTCGGGTGTGTGCAGCTTCGGGTTGTTCCACGCCAGCACCCACACCGCGGCCGTGCGGCACCCCTTGGCCGAGCAGATCGGCGTCTCGTCGTTCACACGTCCCAGTAAACCGCAGCGCGCCCGGCGCCCGGCCCGGCCGGAAGGCGGGTGCGGCCGAGCCCCGGCCGCCCCCGGACATGGCGACGCCGGGCAGCCACGGGGGGAGCCGCCCGGCGTCGGTCCATCGCTCCGACGGGGGATGCGGAGCGCCTACGAAGTATGTCATGCACTGACGCGTTGGCGGGAGTGGAACGTCACCATTGATCTGAGCCTTTCTTGAGGTTCCGCTTCCCGGGCCGCGCTGGTCCGGACCTGGGCAGCCCGCCCCGATCCCAGGTCAGAAGGTGTCGGCCGGATCGGCGAGCGGCTCGGCCGCGCGTTCCGCTCCGGACTCCACTTTGGTCGCCTCGAGCGCCGGCCGGACCGGTGGCGGGACGTAGGCCGCGGGCGCCACGGGCGCGTTCTCCCTGCCCGCATTGGCGTAGACCACTGCGATGTACGGGAGCAGCAGACCGATCGCCAGACACGCCCAGGCCAGCGGGCGCTCGATATTCCACAGCACGACCGTGAGGATCACCGAGACGGTACGGACCGACATCGAGATGATGTACCGCCGCTGCCGTCCGCGTACGTCCTCGGTCAGCCCGGTACGCGCCCCGGAGATCTGGTAGACCTCAGGCCCGCCCTGCTTCCGCATCGCATTCCACCGCCGCTCGACTGTCCGGGCCGCACTGCTCGCGGGTTGCGGCGCGCCACACCGGATGCCACTACGGTACGCCGCGCGGCGCGTGCGCATCAGAGCGGGGGAGCGGCGGGTCTTTGCGCCGTTCGGACCATGGTTGCCCCCGACATGCGGCGTAGCCCGGCCGGGCGGAGACTTGCCGCACGAGTACCGGGCGCCGGCCGCCCGGTGACGAGGAGGCGAGCGGCATGGGTTGGCTGTGGGCGATCATCGTCGGTCTTGTGCTTGGCCTCATCGCCAAGGCGATCCTGCCAGGCAGGCAGAGCCTGCCGCTGTGGCTCACCGTGATCTGCGGCATGGGCGGCAGCATCCTCGGCAATGCCGCGTCGACCTGGCTCGGGGTCAACGACACCAAGGGCTTCGACTGGACCCGGCATGTGCTCCAGCTCATCGGCGCGGTCATCGTCGTGGGGCTCGGCGACGCCCTGTGGTCCGCGTTCAAGGGCAGGCGCAGGACGACCAGGGTCTGAGGCGGCGGGCCGTCCGGCGGGCTCCGGGAGCCCGCCGGAGGGTCAGCCCGGCTGCACCCGCAGCCATCGCGGCGCCACGGGACCGGTCAGCCACACCCCGTTGTCGCTGACCCGGAAGACCTGGCCCCCGGCGGCGAGCCCCGCCGCGTCCACCGCGAGCACCACGGGACGGCCGTGCCGCGACCCCACGCGCACGGCCGTCTCGCGGTCCGCCGACAGGTGGACGTCCTGCCGCGCCATCGGCAGCAGCCCGTCGCG is a window of Streptomyces sp. NBC_01477 DNA encoding:
- a CDS encoding GlsB/YeaQ/YmgE family stress response membrane protein — protein: MGWLWAIIVGLVLGLIAKAILPGRQSLPLWLTVICGMGGSILGNAASTWLGVNDTKGFDWTRHVLQLIGAVIVVGLGDALWSAFKGRRRTTRV
- a CDS encoding DUF3099 domain-containing protein; the protein is MRKQGGPEVYQISGARTGLTEDVRGRQRRYIISMSVRTVSVILTVVLWNIERPLAWACLAIGLLLPYIAVVYANAGRENAPVAPAAYVPPPVRPALEATKVESGAERAAEPLADPADTF